The genome window GGGCATGACCGACGAGGAAACCGGCATGGCCGTGCTGGTGCAGCCCATGGTCCGGGTCAAGGCCGCCGGGGTCATGTACACCACGGACGAGGACGCCACCCAGTGCGTGCAGGGCGTGGCCTCCATCTACAGCGTCAAGGGGCTGGGGGAATCCCTGGTTTCCGGGCGCGCCAGGCCCGACGTGTTCTGCCTGACCAAGGAGGACAACCCGCACGTGCTGCTGCGCCCCCCCCACTTCGACAATCCCCGCTCCGAAACCCTGCTGGAACTGGGACGCATCGCGGACAAGCTCGAACATTTCTTCAAGACGCCCCAGGATGTGGAATGGGGCGTGGACGAGCGGGACAGGCTGTTCATCCTGCAAAGCCGCCCCCTGCGCCAGAACGCGACGGCCAGGGACATCTCCAAGCAGGTGCCGGACAACGCGCTGCCGATGCTCTCCGGCGGCGTCCGCATCTCCGCGGGAACGGCCGTGGGGCGCATCGTGCGCAACGCCGAAGCCATTGCGGAACTGCCGCACGGGGCCATCCTGGTCACGGAAACGCTGACCCCGGCCCTGGCCCGCCACCTGGACCGCCTGGACGGCGTCATTGCCCGCAGGGGTTCCCGCGCCGGGCACTTTGCTTCCGTGGCCCGCGAATTCGGGCTGCCGGTCATGGTCCTGGACGAGATCGAGGAACTCTCCGACGGCCAGGAAGTGACCATGGATGCGGACACGGGCCAGGTCTATGCGGGATGCGTGGAGGAACTCAGACGCCAGGACCCGCGCAGGGAGGCATGGAGGGGCACCTGGGCCGCCAAGCGCCTCGGAGCCATCATGCCGCATCTCTCCATCCTCAACCTCACGGACCCGGAAGGCGACAATTTCCAGCCCGAGGGCTGCCGGTCCATGCACGACGTGATCCGCTTCGCCCACGAGATCTCCCTCAACGAGATGTTCTCTCTGGTGGGCAGGTCCGGGCGCGGCCTGGGGCGGGTCAAGAAGCTGACCAGCAAGCTGCCCTTTGTCCTCTACGTGCTGGACCTGGGCGGCGGCCTGTTCTCCTCGGTGCGCGACGCAAAGTCCATCACGCCCGACGACATCGTCAGCAAGCCCATGTGGGCCCTGTGGTGGGGGCTTTCCAAGAGCGGGGCCACCTGGGACGAAAAGCTGATCCACGTGGACTGGGAGGAATTCGACCGCATCAGCGCGGGCATCTTCACCAAGGATTCCAAGCTGCTGGCCAGCTACTCCATCGTGGCCGAGGACTACACCCACCTGCTGCTGCGCTTCGGCTACCACTTCACGGTGGTGGATTCCGTGTGCGGCGGCGCGGGCCCCAATCACATTTCCTTCCGGTTCAAGGGCGGCGGGGGCGACTGGGACCAGCGCATGAACCGGCTGGCCTTCCTGCGCCACACCATGGAGTCCAAGGGATTCAGCACCAAGAGCCGGGGCGACATGCTCACGGCCCAGTTCACCCACGGCACCGAAAACGAAACCCGGCAGCGCCTGGTGTTCCTGGGCAGGCTCATGGCCCATTCGCGCATGCTGGACCTCAAGCTGCCCACCGAGGAAACCGCGGTCGAGCTGGCGGAACGGTTCCTGGAACAGGACCGGACCGCGGGCGAGGAGAGCCCATGAGGCCGCAGGAAAGCACCGTCACCTGGGTCACGGACCAACTGGCCGTGGGCCCGGCCCCGGCATCCAAGGCCGCCATGCAGCGGCTGCACAAGGAAGGGATCACCGGCATCATCAACCTGTGCCGGGAATTCCTGGACCTGCACGAGATCGAGGAAAAGGAAGGGTTCGAGGTCTACTACCTGCCCATCACCGACGAGGAGGCCCCGGACCTGGTGGAGCTGGAAAAGGCCCTGGCCTGGCTGGACGAGGCCCTGTACCTGGGCAAGAAGGTCTACATCCACTGCCGCTTCGGCATGGGCCGCACGGGCACGGTGCTCAACGCCTATCTGCTGCGGCGCGGCCTGGGGCACAAGCTGGCCAACCGCAGGCTCAAGAAGCTGCGTTCCAAGCCCGCCAACTTCGCCCAGTGGCGCACCATCCGCAAATACGGCAAGGAAACGGGGGAGCTCACGGTCCGCGAACCCTGCCTGGAATTCAAGCGGGCCGTG of Salidesulfovibrio onnuriiensis contains these proteins:
- a CDS encoding PEP/pyruvate-binding domain-containing protein translates to MSLKELLSRWTFQVFAPGTLLRKKYNAFREILEVDLRSMELLAGLEEIYTGSETADWNRVAFLCAELEREVGEIARLLTVLAPLRCMGLEEYVRKIAFYIDMGLDTPPPEIAPPYCLSREEAAGREKLAGGKAAALGILAEETDIPVPPGFCITTNAYNYYMEAGDLRVPIAGLLAQIDLCDREGLSLKCEEIRGMIRQTPVPDEILREMEAQAKKLPAGPLAVRSSAIAEDGESSFAGVYESVLNVSPENLAEAYREVLMGKYSPQAVAYRILKGMTDEETGMAVLVQPMVRVKAAGVMYTTDEDATQCVQGVASIYSVKGLGESLVSGRARPDVFCLTKEDNPHVLLRPPHFDNPRSETLLELGRIADKLEHFFKTPQDVEWGVDERDRLFILQSRPLRQNATARDISKQVPDNALPMLSGGVRISAGTAVGRIVRNAEAIAELPHGAILVTETLTPALARHLDRLDGVIARRGSRAGHFASVAREFGLPVMVLDEIEELSDGQEVTMDADTGQVYAGCVEELRRQDPRREAWRGTWAAKRLGAIMPHLSILNLTDPEGDNFQPEGCRSMHDVIRFAHEISLNEMFSLVGRSGRGLGRVKKLTSKLPFVLYVLDLGGGLFSSVRDAKSITPDDIVSKPMWALWWGLSKSGATWDEKLIHVDWEEFDRISAGIFTKDSKLLASYSIVAEDYTHLLLRFGYHFTVVDSVCGGAGPNHISFRFKGGGGDWDQRMNRLAFLRHTMESKGFSTKSRGDMLTAQFTHGTENETRQRLVFLGRLMAHSRMLDLKLPTEETAVELAERFLEQDRTAGEESP